A single genomic interval of Acidobacteriota bacterium harbors:
- a CDS encoding M20/M25/M40 family metallo-hydrolase, with the protein MKSLLLSALCALFSCAASAQTPDQLFAAPNVRRALDYLKATEAETLSDQIKACEIPAPTFQEEQRAAWFKQRFTELGLKNVRIDRIGNVIGERPGAGGGPVLVLAAHLDTVFPAGTDVRVKRDGTMLSAPGIGDDSRGLGVIVGVARALNEAKIETAGTILFVANVGEEGLGDLRGVRHLFNEELKGRATHFISVDGTGLGITNTAVGVVRYRVTLHGPGGHSYGAFGLPSPIHALGRAIEKIARFQVPQAPKTTFNVGKIEGGTSVNSIAHTAWMEVDMRSESAAELNKLEAEFKRAVQAALDEENERGTGDKKLMAELKIVSQRPAGVTPADAPIVQIARAADRALGLTTKLSSGSTDSNIPISLGIPAITIDGGGQGFGAHALDERFDTTNSHLGTQRALLIALGIVGVR; encoded by the coding sequence ATGAAATCATTGCTGCTGAGCGCGCTGTGCGCGCTCTTTTCGTGCGCGGCGTCTGCGCAGACGCCTGACCAACTCTTTGCCGCGCCCAACGTGCGCCGCGCGCTGGATTACCTGAAAGCCACCGAGGCTGAAACGCTAAGCGACCAGATCAAGGCGTGCGAGATTCCCGCGCCGACGTTTCAGGAAGAGCAGCGCGCGGCCTGGTTCAAGCAGCGGTTTACTGAATTGGGTTTGAAGAACGTCCGGATTGATCGCATCGGCAACGTGATCGGCGAACGTCCGGGCGCGGGCGGCGGGCCTGTGTTGGTGCTGGCCGCGCATCTCGACACGGTTTTCCCGGCGGGCACCGACGTGCGCGTCAAACGCGACGGCACGATGCTGAGCGCGCCCGGCATCGGCGACGATTCGCGCGGCTTGGGCGTGATCGTTGGCGTGGCGCGCGCGCTGAACGAAGCGAAAATCGAAACGGCGGGCACGATCCTATTCGTTGCCAACGTCGGCGAAGAGGGCCTGGGCGATCTGCGCGGCGTGCGGCATTTGTTCAACGAAGAACTCAAAGGGCGCGCGACACATTTTATTTCGGTGGATGGCACGGGACTGGGCATCACGAATACAGCGGTCGGCGTGGTGCGTTACCGCGTGACGTTGCACGGGCCGGGCGGACACAGCTACGGCGCATTCGGGTTGCCGAGTCCGATTCACGCGCTGGGCCGGGCGATTGAAAAGATCGCGCGTTTCCAGGTACCGCAAGCGCCGAAGACGACCTTCAACGTCGGCAAAATCGAAGGCGGCACCTCGGTCAATTCCATCGCGCACACGGCGTGGATGGAAGTGGACATGCGTTCGGAAAGCGCCGCTGAATTGAACAAGCTCGAAGCCGAATTCAAACGCGCCGTGCAAGCCGCGCTGGATGAAGAGAACGAGCGCGGCACGGGCGACAAGAAACTGATGGCGGAATTGAAGATCGTCAGCCAGCGTCCGGCGGGCGTGACGCCGGCGGATGCGCCGATTGTGCAAATCGCGCGCGCGGCGGATCGCGCGTTGGGCCTCACGACCAAGTTGAGTTCGGGCAGCACTGATTCAAACATCCCGATCAGTTTGGGCATTCCCGCAATCACGATTGACGGCGGTGGGCAGGGCTTCGGCGCACATGCGCTGGATGAACGCTTTGACACGACGAACAGTCACCTGGGCACACAGCGCGCGTTGTTAATTGCGTTGGGTATCGTGGGAGTGAGGTGA
- a CDS encoding D-tyrosyl-tRNA(Tyr) deacylase, translating into MRALLQRVTRGRVTVGERVTGEIGNGLVILLGVGADDTEAEIELLAQKIANLRIFADVDGKFNLSALDVRAELLVVSQFTLYADVRKGRRPSFTDAARPEFAAPLCDKFVARLRELGFKVETGEFQALMEVEIHNTGPVTIWIDTADLPRAK; encoded by the coding sequence ATGCGGGCATTATTGCAACGCGTGACGCGCGGGCGCGTGACGGTGGGCGAGCGAGTCACTGGCGAAATTGGCAATGGCTTGGTGATCCTGTTAGGTGTTGGCGCTGACGATACTGAGGCCGAAATCGAATTGCTGGCGCAAAAGATCGCCAACCTGCGCATCTTTGCGGACGTCGACGGCAAGTTCAATTTGTCGGCGCTGGACGTGCGGGCCGAATTGCTGGTCGTCTCGCAATTCACGCTGTATGCCGATGTGCGCAAGGGGCGGCGGCCCAGTTTTACTGACGCGGCGCGCCCTGAGTTCGCCGCGCCCTTGTGCGACAAGTTCGTGGCGCGGTTGCGCGAGTTGGGTTTCAAAGTCGAGACCGGCGAATTCCAGGCGCTGATGGAAGTCGAGATTCACAACACGGGGCCGGTGACGATTTGGATTGATACGGCGGATTTGCCGCGCGCGAAATGA